A section of the Saccopteryx leptura isolate mSacLep1 chromosome 6, mSacLep1_pri_phased_curated, whole genome shotgun sequence genome encodes:
- the RPS29 gene encoding small ribosomal subunit protein uS14, which yields MGHQQLYWSHPRKFGQGSRSCRVCSNRHGLIRKYGLNMCRQCFRQYAKDIGFIKLD from the exons ATGGGTCACCAGCAGCTCTACTGGAGCCATCCGAGAAAATTCGGCCAGGGTTCTCGTTCGTG CCGCGTCTGCTCAAACCGGCACGGTCTGATCCGGAAATACGGCCTCAACATGTGCCGCCAGTGTTTCCGTCAGTACGCCAAGGACATAGGCTTCATTAAG ttggaCTAA